One segment of Dolichospermum sp. DET69 DNA contains the following:
- a CDS encoding GTP-binding protein, which produces MSLPIITVVAGLFGSGKTTWICQQIRDIKSIEKVIYFCPGTGNIPIDQTKIATDFPDLKIFGDGQEIEFLHHISTAESVYVELGSYLELNSISKILDHLTYHAIAIIPAELKNSEYDSWANEIIYGSPIPTIMVENLWRVETTGQVIDENSLDEFWYEITHGAYGIVTRAKAIFDVNDGRSLYCDFVSGVPQTDFLELDLPRYLEGRPQRFSGIEIAGKNLNETALKATLSDCCLSESLILQYQQQVQQILLEGPEV; this is translated from the coding sequence ATGTCTTTACCAATTATTACCGTTGTCGCTGGATTATTTGGATCTGGGAAAACTACCTGGATCTGTCAACAAATTCGAGATATTAAATCTATTGAAAAAGTAATTTATTTTTGTCCAGGAACGGGGAATATTCCCATTGATCAAACTAAAATAGCTACTGATTTTCCTGATCTGAAAATATTTGGTGATGGTCAAGAAATTGAATTTCTCCATCACATTTCCACAGCAGAGAGTGTTTATGTTGAATTAGGTTCTTATCTAGAGTTAAATAGCATATCAAAAATATTAGATCATCTCACTTACCACGCTATAGCAATTATTCCAGCGGAGTTAAAAAACTCTGAATATGATAGTTGGGCAAATGAAATTATCTATGGTTCACCAATTCCAACTATAATGGTAGAAAATTTATGGCGGGTAGAAACTACGGGGCAAGTAATTGATGAAAATAGTTTAGATGAATTTTGGTATGAAATAACTCACGGTGCTTATGGTATTGTTACCCGTGCTAAGGCAATTTTTGATGTTAATGATGGACGTTCTCTTTACTGTGATTTTGTCTCTGGTGTTCCCCAAACAGATTTTTTAGAATTAGACTTACCACGCTATTTAGAAGGTAGACCTCAGCGGTTTAGTGGCATAGAAATAGCCGGAAAAAACTTAAATGAAACCGCTTTAAAAGCAACATTATCAGATTGCTGTTTATCTGAATCATTGATTTTGCAATATCAACAACAAGTACAACAAATTTTATTAGAAGGTCCAGAAGTATGA
- a CDS encoding metallophosphatase, whose amino-acid sequence MWAILSGIEGNLAAYEAVIADIKLRNRYVEALYIIGDLVGPRRECEQLVERVKSPRRGELAPMVCKGWWEEQCLILHGLGPTGDAPELLAKYGGDTVQMLWDCVSRPTVEWLRNLDFGFFELDCLLIHGSTMGVNDELTPDTPPIQMLDRLSRMQANNLFCGRSGLTFQYQLQAGSISSEITTLDHQLSPQTVTINPRQVIGVGNVGRTLGKATYTLYNPGTNQVQFKNVYYGQAKGFQKQPICN is encoded by the coding sequence ATGTGGGCGATATTGAGTGGAATTGAAGGAAATTTGGCAGCTTATGAAGCTGTGATAGCTGATATTAAGCTGAGAAACCGTTATGTAGAGGCATTGTATATTATCGGTGATTTAGTCGGTCCAAGGCGAGAATGTGAACAGCTAGTGGAAAGGGTGAAATCACCGCGACGGGGTGAATTAGCACCAATGGTTTGTAAGGGATGGTGGGAAGAACAGTGTTTGATTTTACATGGTTTGGGTCCGACTGGAGACGCACCAGAATTACTGGCAAAATATGGTGGTGATACTGTGCAGATGTTGTGGGACTGTGTTTCCCGTCCAACTGTAGAATGGTTGAGAAATTTGGATTTTGGATTTTTTGAATTAGATTGTTTATTAATACACGGTTCGACAATGGGGGTAAATGATGAACTGACCCCCGATACTCCCCCAATTCAAATGTTAGATAGATTGTCACGAATGCAAGCAAATAATCTATTTTGTGGTCGTTCTGGGTTAACTTTTCAGTATCAGTTACAAGCTGGTTCTATTAGCAGTGAAATCACTACTCTTGATCATCAATTGTCTCCACAAACTGTCACTATTAACCCTCGTCAAGTGATTGGTGTGGGAAATGTGGGACGGACTCTAGGAAAAGCAACTTATACTCTCTACAATCCTGGGACAAATCAGGTGCAGTTTAAAAATGTGTATTACGGACAAGCTAAGGGTTTTCAAAAGCAGCCGATTTGTAACTAA
- a CDS encoding metallophosphoesterase family protein, with the protein MKIAVMSCIHGNYEALDAVLLDIDNQKAEKIFCVGDLVGYGPHPNAVINQIRSLDIPTCAGCWDEDIVEGLNACDCSYPSILAEKRGLKAHEWTNKEIHPENREFLANLPHSLQWQNLAFVHGSPHSNHEYLLPELDAFVALERVLSTGADVLFCGHTHVPYTRNLNAGELQVQVNNPAESRKINFSSALKNIVNVGSVGEPRHGRPNATYVIYETETQGVTLREVTYNYQKTCAAIIEKGLPEIFAWRLAHGLEYAERAEDPTHVCTR; encoded by the coding sequence ATGAAAATAGCTGTCATGTCATGTATTCATGGTAATTACGAAGCCTTAGATGCTGTATTATTAGATATTGACAATCAAAAAGCGGAAAAAATTTTTTGTGTTGGTGATTTAGTGGGATATGGACCCCACCCCAATGCTGTAATTAACCAAATTCGCTCCTTAGATATTCCTACCTGCGCTGGTTGTTGGGATGAAGATATTGTGGAAGGATTGAATGCTTGCGATTGTAGTTATCCTTCAATATTGGCAGAAAAAAGAGGACTAAAAGCTCATGAATGGACTAATAAAGAAATTCATCCAGAAAACCGGGAATTTTTAGCTAATTTACCCCATAGTCTCCAATGGCAAAACTTAGCCTTTGTTCACGGTAGTCCCCATAGCAACCATGAATATTTATTACCTGAATTGGATGCTTTTGTAGCTTTAGAAAGGGTACTTTCCACAGGTGCAGACGTGCTATTTTGTGGACATACTCACGTTCCTTATACTCGTAATCTTAATGCTGGTGAGTTACAAGTTCAGGTTAATAATCCAGCAGAATCACGGAAAATTAACTTTTCATCTGCGCTGAAAAATATTGTTAATGTTGGTTCTGTTGGAGAACCTCGACATGGACGACCAAATGCAACTTATGTAATTTATGAAACTGAGACTCAAGGGGTGACTTTGCGGGAAGTTACTTATAATTATCAAAAAACCTGTGCAGCAATTATCGAAAAAGGATTACCAGAAATCTTTGCTTGGCGTTTAGCGCATGGCTTAGAGTATGCTGAACGGGCAGAAGATCCAACTCATGTTTGTACAAGATAA
- the hisI gene encoding phosphoribosyl-AMP cyclohydrolase, with translation MIGNLKFNEQGLIPAIAQDYLDGTVLMMAWMNAESIQKTLATGEVHYWSRSRSQLWHKGATSAHIQKVKELFYDCDGDTILIKIEQVGDIACHTGVRSCFFNSVEILPHKL, from the coding sequence ATGATTGGAAATTTGAAGTTTAATGAGCAAGGGTTAATTCCGGCTATAGCTCAAGATTACCTCGATGGTACTGTTTTAATGATGGCTTGGATGAATGCAGAATCAATTCAAAAAACCCTGGCTACAGGTGAAGTTCATTATTGGAGTCGTTCCCGTTCTCAGTTGTGGCATAAGGGGGCAACATCTGCACATATTCAAAAAGTAAAAGAGCTTTTTTATGATTGTGATGGTGATACAATTCTCATCAAAATTGAGCAAGTTGGTGATATTGCCTGTCATACTGGAGTAAGAAGTTGTTTTTTTAATTCTGTGGAAATTTTACCTCATAAATTATAA
- the folE gene encoding GTP cyclohydrolase I FolE, protein MTLSIRPELTSAADVISSLSNQQQPTVTEAEMMQAVRTLLIGLGENPDREGLKDTPKRVVKALKFLTSGYDQSIDELLNGAVFTENANEMVLVRDIDLFSSCEHHILPIIGRAHIAYIPNGKVIGLSKIARICEMYARRLQVQERLTLQIADALQGLLKPQGVAVVIEATHMCMVMRGVQKPGSWTVTSAMRGVFSEDARTRGEFMSLIRHSANFK, encoded by the coding sequence ATGACTCTATCTATTCGTCCAGAACTAACTTCTGCTGCTGATGTAATTTCATCTTTATCTAATCAGCAACAGCCAACTGTAACAGAAGCAGAAATGATGCAAGCTGTACGGACTTTGCTAATTGGATTAGGAGAAAATCCAGACCGTGAGGGACTAAAAGATACTCCGAAAAGAGTTGTTAAAGCGTTAAAGTTTCTTACAAGTGGATATGATCAATCTATAGATGAACTGCTAAATGGAGCAGTATTTACAGAAAATGCAAATGAAATGGTTTTAGTCAGGGATATTGATCTTTTCAGTTCCTGTGAACACCACATATTACCAATCATTGGCCGCGCTCATATCGCTTATATTCCTAATGGTAAAGTGATAGGATTATCAAAAATTGCCCGCATTTGTGAAATGTATGCTCGACGTTTACAAGTGCAAGAACGGCTGACTTTACAAATTGCTGACGCACTGCAAGGTTTACTCAAACCTCAAGGAGTTGCAGTGGTAATTGAAGCAACTCATATGTGTATGGTGATGAGAGGAGTGCAAAAACCAGGTTCTTGGACTGTTACCAGTGCTATGCGTGGTGTGTTTTCTGAAGACGCACGCACTCGTGGAGAATTTATGAGTTTAATTCGCCACAGTGCTAATTTTAAATAA
- a CDS encoding GTP-binding protein, producing the protein MNTITLNTTNTIPEIPKQGMPITIITGFLGSGKTTLLNQILQNKQDLKVAVLVNEFGDINIDSQLLISVDQDMVELSNGCICCTINDGLVDAVYRVLEREERIDYLVIETTGVADPLPIILTFFGTELRDLTNIDSILTVVDAEAFDEEHFQSEAALKQITYGDIILLNKTDLVTPEKLQEVENCIHDVKDGAKILHTQYGKVALPLILDVGLTPKDKYIAIDDEDTHKHEHHHEHHHHHSDHLDNDGFVSISFQSDKPFDVHKFENFLTEELPDNVFRAKGILWFSDSDLRHIFQLSGHRYTLNADEWCAAPKNQVVFVGRKLDTNEIYTKLNKCLL; encoded by the coding sequence ATGAATACCATCACTCTCAATACAACAAATACAATTCCTGAAATTCCCAAACAAGGAATGCCAATTACTATTATTACGGGATTTCTTGGAAGTGGTAAAACTACGCTTTTAAATCAAATTCTTCAGAATAAACAAGATTTAAAAGTCGCTGTTCTCGTCAATGAATTTGGTGATATCAACATTGATAGTCAATTACTAATTTCTGTAGATCAAGATATGGTAGAACTTAGTAATGGCTGTATATGTTGTACAATTAATGATGGTTTAGTTGATGCTGTTTATCGAGTTTTAGAACGAGAAGAACGCATTGATTATCTAGTAATTGAAACCACTGGTGTTGCTGACCCTTTACCAATTATCTTAACTTTTTTTGGCACAGAATTGAGAGATTTAACTAACATAGATTCGATTCTCACAGTGGTAGATGCTGAAGCATTTGACGAAGAACATTTCCAGAGTGAAGCAGCTTTAAAACAGATTACCTATGGGGATATTATTCTCCTCAATAAAACAGACCTTGTTACCCCAGAAAAACTACAAGAAGTAGAAAATTGCATCCATGACGTGAAAGATGGAGCGAAAATTTTACATACTCAATATGGTAAAGTTGCTTTACCTCTAATTTTAGATGTAGGTTTAACACCAAAAGATAAGTACATTGCCATTGATGATGAAGATACTCATAAACATGAACATCATCATGAACATCATCATCATCACTCCGATCATTTAGACAATGATGGGTTTGTTTCCATTTCTTTCCAAAGTGATAAACCATTCGATGTGCATAAGTTTGAGAATTTCCTCACTGAAGAACTGCCAGACAATGTATTTCGAGCTAAGGGTATTTTATGGTTTAGTGATAGTGATTTACGTCATATCTTTCAACTGAGTGGACATCGTTACACATTAAACGCTGACGAATGGTGTGCTGCACCGAAAAATCAGGTAGTTTTTGTTGGCAGAAAACTGGATACTAATGAGATTTACACAAAACTTAACAAATGTTTGTTATAG